A region from the Pseudomonas sp. P8_229 genome encodes:
- a CDS encoding ABC transporter permease, translating to MSQRSSVRQEFETVPEPLTSVPLERELPLGQRLWQQGWLRKSLILMLLAVLWEIVARVQNNDLLLPSFLQTSHALYDGLLSGELLGKVWISLVVLIKGYLIGIVLAFALTTLAVSTQFGRDLLSTLTSMFNPLPAIALLPLALLWFGLGQNSLIFVLVHSVLWALALNTYAGFLGVSETLRMAGRNYGLKGMRFVLFILIPAALPSILAGLKIGWAFAWRTLIAAELVFGATSGKGGLGWYIFQNRNELYTDKVFAGLAVVILIGLLVENLVFDTLERVTVKRWGMQR from the coding sequence ATGAGCCAACGATCGTCTGTACGACAAGAGTTTGAGACCGTCCCTGAACCGCTGACCAGCGTGCCGCTCGAGCGCGAATTACCGCTGGGCCAACGCCTGTGGCAACAGGGCTGGCTGCGTAAAAGCCTGATCCTGATGTTGCTTGCGGTGTTGTGGGAAATCGTCGCCCGGGTGCAGAACAACGACTTGTTGCTGCCGAGTTTTCTGCAGACCAGTCATGCGTTGTACGACGGCCTGCTCAGTGGTGAATTGCTGGGCAAGGTGTGGATATCTCTGGTGGTGCTGATCAAGGGTTACCTGATCGGCATCGTGCTGGCGTTTGCCCTGACCACGCTGGCGGTGTCGACCCAGTTTGGCCGCGATCTGCTGAGCACCCTGACCTCGATGTTCAACCCGCTGCCGGCGATCGCCTTGCTGCCATTGGCCTTGCTCTGGTTCGGGCTGGGGCAGAACAGCCTGATCTTCGTACTGGTGCATTCGGTGCTGTGGGCGCTGGCGTTGAACACTTACGCCGGTTTTCTCGGTGTGTCTGAAACCCTGCGCATGGCCGGGCGCAACTATGGGCTGAAGGGTATGCGTTTTGTGCTGTTCATCCTGATACCGGCGGCGCTGCCGTCGATTCTCGCCGGGCTGAAAATCGGCTGGGCGTTTGCCTGGCGCACGCTGATCGCCGCTGAGCTGGTGTTTGGTGCGACCAGTGGCAAAGGCGGTTTGGGCTGGTACATCTTCCAGAATCGCAACGAGTTATACACCGACAAGGTGTTCGCCGGGTTGGCGGTGGTGATCCTGATCGGGTTGCTGGTGGAGAATCTGGTGTTCGACACGCTGGAGCGGGTGACGGTGAAGCGCTGGGGTATGCAGCGCTGA
- a CDS encoding ABC transporter substrate-binding protein has translation MSKRLPFAPLAAAIGLGFSLIAGSLVAPTVAHAEGEIRIAEQFGIVYLLLNVVRDQGLIEKYGKQEGIDIKVDWTQLSGGAAVNDALLSGSIDIAGAGVGPLLTIWDRTHGKQNVKAVASLGNFPYYLVSNNPKVKTIADLTEKDRIAVPAVGVSVQSRFLQYAAAKQWGDKEFNRLDKYTIAVPHPDATAALIAGGTELTGHFSNPPFQDQALQNPNVHVVLNSYDILGPNSPTVLFATEKFRNDNPKTYKAFVEALTEAAQFAQNDKGAAADTYIRVTKARIDRAELLKIIDNPQFEFSVTPKNTYPLAEFLYRVGAIKNKPESWKDYFFQDAKPLQGS, from the coding sequence ATGTCCAAACGTCTTCCATTTGCACCGCTGGCTGCCGCTATTGGCTTGGGTTTCAGCCTGATTGCCGGCAGCCTGGTGGCGCCGACTGTGGCCCACGCCGAAGGTGAAATCCGCATCGCCGAGCAGTTCGGCATTGTCTATTTATTGCTCAACGTGGTGCGCGATCAGGGCCTGATCGAGAAGTACGGCAAGCAGGAAGGCATCGACATCAAGGTCGACTGGACGCAGCTCTCGGGCGGCGCGGCGGTCAACGATGCGCTGCTGTCCGGTTCCATCGACATTGCCGGTGCCGGGGTCGGCCCGTTGCTGACTATCTGGGATCGCACCCACGGCAAGCAGAACGTCAAAGCCGTGGCTTCGCTGGGCAACTTCCCGTACTACCTGGTGAGCAATAACCCCAAGGTCAAAACCATCGCCGACCTCACCGAGAAGGACCGCATCGCGGTGCCGGCGGTGGGCGTTTCGGTGCAGTCGCGTTTCCTGCAATACGCGGCGGCCAAGCAGTGGGGTGACAAGGAATTCAATCGCCTCGACAAATACACCATCGCCGTCCCGCACCCGGACGCCACCGCCGCGTTGATTGCCGGCGGCACCGAGCTGACCGGGCATTTCTCCAACCCGCCGTTCCAGGATCAGGCGCTGCAGAATCCGAATGTGCACGTGGTGCTCAACTCCTACGACATCCTTGGCCCGAACTCGCCGACGGTGCTGTTCGCCACCGAAAAATTCCGCAACGACAATCCGAAGACCTACAAAGCCTTCGTCGAAGCGCTGACCGAAGCCGCGCAATTCGCCCAGAACGATAAAGGCGCCGCAGCGGACACCTACATTCGCGTGACCAAAGCCAGGATCGACCGCGCCGAGCTGCTGAAAATCATCGACAACCCGCAGTTCGAATTCAGCGTCACGCCTAAAAATACGTATCCACTGGCCGAATTCCTCTACCGCGTCGGCGCGATCAAGAACAAACCTGAATCTTGGAAGGACTACTTCTTCCAGGACGCCAAACCGTTGCAAGGGAGCTGA
- a CDS encoding ABC transporter ATP-binding protein, which translates to MNAPLQGHAASNPIASSQALLAVDNVSLEYRTPQRVVRATHQVSFEIDPADRFVLLGPSGCGKSTLLKAAAGFIAPSEGEIRLQGQRVDGPGPDRIVVFQEFDQLPPWKTVKQNVMFPLLASRTLHKKDAEERALHYLEKVGLAAFADAYPHTLSGGMKARVAIARALAMQPKILLMDEPFAALDALTRRKMQEELLLLWEEVRFTLLFVTHSIEEALVVGNRILLLSPHPGRVRAEVHSHQYDLQSLGGGAFQESARRIHRLLFDEGQSPETERDHDFNDIRIAY; encoded by the coding sequence ATGAACGCCCCCTTGCAAGGCCACGCGGCCAGCAACCCGATCGCCAGCAGCCAGGCGCTACTGGCGGTGGATAACGTCAGCCTCGAATACCGCACCCCGCAACGGGTGGTGCGGGCCACGCATCAGGTCAGTTTCGAAATCGATCCGGCGGACCGTTTCGTGCTGCTCGGCCCGTCGGGCTGCGGCAAGTCGACCTTGCTCAAGGCGGCCGCCGGCTTCATTGCGCCCAGTGAAGGCGAGATCCGCCTGCAAGGTCAGCGTGTCGATGGGCCGGGTCCGGACCGGATCGTGGTGTTCCAGGAATTCGATCAACTGCCGCCGTGGAAAACCGTCAAACAGAACGTGATGTTTCCGCTGCTCGCCTCGCGAACCTTGCACAAAAAAGACGCCGAAGAGCGCGCGCTGCACTATCTGGAAAAAGTCGGTCTGGCAGCGTTTGCCGATGCCTATCCGCACACCCTGTCCGGCGGCATGAAGGCGCGGGTGGCGATTGCCCGAGCGCTGGCGATGCAGCCGAAAATCCTCTTGATGGACGAGCCTTTCGCCGCGCTGGACGCGTTGACCCGGCGCAAGATGCAGGAAGAATTGCTGCTGCTCTGGGAAGAGGTGCGCTTCACCTTGCTGTTCGTCACCCACTCGATCGAAGAGGCGCTGGTGGTCGGCAATCGCATCCTGCTGCTGTCGCCACATCCGGGGCGGGTGCGCGCTGAAGTGCACAGCCATCAATACGATCTGCAAAGCCTCGGCGGCGGGGCGTTTCAGGAGTCGGCACGGCGCATTCACCGTTTGCTGTTCGATGAAGGCCAGTCGCCGGAAACCGAGCGTGACCACGACTTCAACGACATTCGCATCGCTTATTGA